A genomic region of Terriglobales bacterium contains the following coding sequences:
- the glgP gene encoding alpha-glucan family phosphorylase, with protein sequence MMSKANDGKIAYFSMEIALAPSIPSYSGGLGILAGDTLRSAADLELPLVAVSLVYRKGYFRQRLDALGNQTEEPDVWEPQTRLQPANQTVTVSIEGREVKLQAWRYDITGMSGHVVPVYLLDSDLPTNSEWDRKLTDSLYAGDNRYRLCQEVLLGIGGIAMLRSLGLDDINSYHMNEGHSSLLTLALLEEELELRNTQVPDKDDIEVVRRQCIFTTHTPVPAGFDKFPQAMVQQVLGERRTRLLEQTGCFRDGILNMTSVALQFSHYINGVAMRHGEVSHGMFPGFPIHAITNGVHAVTWTSSAFHDLYGRHVPEWIRDNAYLRYAVGISLDEIREAHRRAKAVLIEEVQRRNGVTLDPSILTIGFARRAAAYKRADMLFSDLNRLRAIAKNTGPLQIVYAGKAHPADEGGKALIRRVFAAAAQLKDDIRMVYLENYDMALAKLMVAGVDLWLNTPQRPQEASGTSGMKAALNGVPSLSILDGWWIEGCFEGVTGWAIGQDGRPETIDTVAEAASLYQKLEEQIIPLFYRQPEAYAVVMRSAIAVNGSFFNTQRMLEQYKANAYFPQKLTHPEEILQG encoded by the coding sequence ATGATGTCCAAAGCAAACGACGGCAAGATAGCTTATTTTTCCATGGAAATTGCGCTTGCCCCGTCAATTCCCTCTTACAGCGGTGGCCTGGGCATCCTGGCGGGAGATACACTTCGCTCCGCCGCGGACTTGGAGCTTCCGCTGGTTGCCGTCTCCCTGGTTTATCGCAAGGGCTATTTTCGCCAACGGTTAGACGCTCTGGGAAACCAAACTGAAGAACCTGACGTATGGGAGCCGCAAACGCGGTTGCAGCCTGCGAACCAAACCGTCACGGTTTCGATCGAAGGCCGTGAAGTAAAACTGCAGGCGTGGCGATACGACATCACCGGCATGTCGGGACACGTTGTGCCTGTATACCTGCTCGATTCCGACCTTCCCACAAACAGCGAGTGGGACCGCAAGCTGACCGACAGCCTTTATGCCGGCGACAACCGCTATCGGCTCTGCCAGGAGGTTTTGCTCGGAATTGGCGGAATTGCCATGTTGCGCAGTCTCGGCCTGGATGACATCAACAGCTATCACATGAATGAAGGGCACTCCTCACTTCTAACCCTGGCACTGCTGGAAGAGGAGCTTGAGCTTCGCAACACCCAGGTTCCAGATAAAGATGACATCGAGGTAGTGAGGCGCCAGTGCATCTTCACCACGCACACCCCCGTTCCCGCAGGGTTCGACAAATTCCCGCAGGCGATGGTGCAGCAAGTGCTTGGCGAACGGCGAACCAGGCTTTTGGAACAGACCGGATGCTTCCGCGACGGGATCCTCAACATGACCTCCGTTGCCCTGCAGTTCTCTCACTATATTAATGGTGTTGCAATGCGGCACGGGGAAGTCTCTCACGGCATGTTTCCTGGGTTCCCAATTCACGCCATCACCAATGGGGTGCATGCCGTCACTTGGACATCATCCGCTTTTCACGACTTATATGGCCGCCATGTCCCGGAGTGGATTCGCGACAATGCATATCTCCGCTATGCCGTAGGTATTTCGTTGGATGAAATCCGCGAAGCACACCGCCGCGCCAAGGCCGTGTTGATCGAAGAAGTGCAGCGGCGAAACGGAGTGACACTTGATCCTTCCATCTTGACGATTGGGTTCGCACGCCGGGCGGCAGCCTACAAGCGCGCTGATATGCTTTTTTCTGATCTAAACCGCCTGCGAGCGATTGCAAAGAATACGGGACCACTCCAGATCGTGTACGCGGGAAAGGCGCACCCGGCGGATGAAGGAGGCAAGGCCCTCATTCGGCGCGTCTTCGCGGCCGCGGCTCAACTGAAGGACGATATCAGAATGGTTTACCTGGAAAACTATGACATGGCCTTGGCAAAGTTGATGGTCGCAGGCGTTGACCTTTGGCTGAATACTCCACAGCGGCCCCAGGAAGCTTCGGGAACGAGCGGAATGAAAGCGGCCCTCAATGGCGTGCCCAGCCTGAGCATTCTTGATGGTTGGTGGATTGAGGGATGTTTTGAGGGCGTTACCGGCTGGGCGATTGGACAGGACGGCCGTCCTGAGACGATTGATACGGTAGCCGAAGCGGCATCACTATATCAAAAGCTGGAAGAACAAATTATTCCTTTGTTCTATCGCCAGCCCGAAGCCTATGCCGTGGTCATGCGAAGCGCCATTGCCGTAAATGGGAGCTTCTTCAATACCCAGCGAATGCTGGAACAGTACAAAGCCAATGCTTACTTTCCCCAAAAGCTGACTCACCCAGAAGAAATTCTTCAAGGATAG
- a CDS encoding isoamylase: protein MQTETDVVLASENSANAVEPLRPGTCNRPTWAQVEGSSLPLGVTWIEEEQAYNFSVYSAHAESVTLLLYTAADLVNPLHAFVFNFLKNKSTRIWHCRVPVSKLQNAHYYGYSVSGQNPPFLHSFDPQKILLDPYARCVLFPPSFDRALAMREGSNAGKAPLGVLAGHRDTFDWAQDPSPHHESDAIIYELHVRGFTKNPNSGIDPARAGTYTGLIDKIPYLKELGVTIVELMPVFQRDPNEGNYWGYMPLNFFSPHHQYAGDGDSCEQHLEFRSMVKAFHDANIEVILDVVYNHTCEGNQRGPIYSFKGLDNSEYYMLTGNPADPYANYSGTGNTLNFAHGHVRKIVLDSLRFWKREMHIDGFRFDLASVFSRNADGSLNWEDTPLFSEISLELDNTRLIAEPWDAAGAYQLGRGFPGVTWQQWNGQFRDDLRRFVKSDAGMVPNLMRRLYGSDDIFPDDRENAYHAYQSVNYVTSHDGFTLYDLVSYNGKRNWANGHDNQDGADENYSWNCGHEGDEGVPADVLALRRRQVKNFCSLLMLSNGIPMFRAGDEFLNTQLGNNNPYNQDNEISWLNWDQLQTNQDIFRFFKKMIAFRKAHPSLCRSRFWREDISWYGTGPAADLSYDSRILAFCLHGISQNDDDIYVMINAYWEELPFVVQEGTEKEWRRVVDTSLASPDDFAETGVPLQTMKYVVAPRSVVVLVRTTG, encoded by the coding sequence ATGCAAACTGAAACCGATGTTGTGCTTGCCAGCGAGAATTCTGCCAACGCAGTCGAACCATTAAGGCCCGGAACATGCAACCGGCCTACGTGGGCACAAGTAGAAGGAAGTTCACTCCCGCTCGGGGTCACGTGGATTGAAGAAGAGCAGGCCTACAATTTCTCGGTTTACTCGGCGCATGCTGAGAGCGTTACGTTGTTACTGTATACCGCCGCTGACTTGGTCAATCCCTTACACGCCTTTGTCTTTAACTTCTTAAAAAACAAGTCAACCCGTATATGGCACTGCAGAGTTCCTGTCTCAAAACTCCAGAACGCTCACTATTATGGTTACTCTGTTTCCGGCCAGAATCCGCCCTTTCTGCATAGTTTCGATCCGCAAAAGATACTGCTCGATCCGTATGCAAGGTGCGTTCTCTTCCCGCCTTCATTCGACCGCGCTCTGGCCATGCGTGAAGGCTCGAATGCAGGCAAGGCCCCCCTGGGAGTGCTGGCGGGGCATCGGGACACCTTTGACTGGGCCCAAGACCCGTCGCCACATCATGAATCCGACGCGATCATCTACGAGCTTCACGTCAGGGGATTCACGAAAAACCCTAACTCCGGAATTGATCCTGCTCGCGCGGGCACATATACCGGCCTGATCGACAAAATTCCCTACCTGAAAGAACTCGGCGTCACAATTGTTGAATTGATGCCGGTTTTTCAGCGCGATCCAAATGAGGGCAATTATTGGGGATACATGCCTTTGAATTTCTTCTCGCCGCACCATCAATACGCCGGTGACGGCGACTCTTGCGAGCAGCACTTGGAGTTTCGAAGCATGGTAAAGGCCTTCCACGACGCCAATATTGAAGTCATACTCGATGTGGTCTACAACCACACCTGCGAAGGCAACCAGCGCGGACCCATCTATAGCTTCAAAGGCCTCGATAATAGTGAGTACTATATGCTGACCGGGAACCCGGCCGACCCTTACGCTAACTACTCGGGCACAGGCAATACTCTGAACTTTGCCCATGGACATGTCCGCAAGATTGTCCTCGACAGCTTGCGCTTCTGGAAACGGGAAATGCATATTGATGGATTCCGCTTTGATCTGGCGTCCGTTTTCAGCCGCAACGCAGACGGCTCCCTCAACTGGGAAGACACTCCTCTCTTCAGCGAGATCTCTTTAGAACTGGATAACACAAGACTCATCGCGGAGCCGTGGGACGCGGCCGGGGCCTACCAACTGGGCCGCGGATTCCCCGGGGTCACCTGGCAACAATGGAATGGACAGTTCCGGGATGACCTTCGCCGCTTCGTCAAAAGCGATGCCGGAATGGTCCCTAACCTGATGCGACGGCTTTACGGCAGCGACGACATCTTTCCTGATGACCGGGAAAACGCCTATCACGCGTACCAGAGCGTAAATTATGTAACCTCTCATGACGGTTTCACCCTGTACGATCTGGTCTCTTACAATGGCAAACGAAACTGGGCCAACGGCCATGACAATCAGGATGGCGCCGATGAAAATTACAGTTGGAATTGCGGTCACGAAGGCGATGAAGGCGTGCCCGCAGATGTGCTGGCCTTGCGCCGCCGGCAGGTCAAAAATTTTTGCTCCCTGCTCATGCTCTCCAACGGCATCCCCATGTTCCGGGCAGGCGATGAGTTCTTAAACACTCAGTTGGGTAACAATAACCCCTACAACCAGGATAACGAGATTAGCTGGCTGAATTGGGACCAGTTACAAACAAACCAGGATATTTTTCGTTTCTTCAAAAAAATGATCGCCTTCCGCAAGGCGCACCCCTCGCTGTGCCGAAGCCGGTTCTGGCGCGAAGATATCTCGTGGTATGGAACCGGCCCGGCTGCCGACCTCTCCTACGATTCCCGCATCTTGGCATTCTGCCTTCATGGCATCTCACAAAACGATGATGATATTTACGTCATGATCAATGCCTATTGGGAAGAGCTGCCTTTTGTTGTTCAGGAGGGTACAGAAAAAGAGTGGCGACGAGTGGTGGATACAAGTTTAGCCAGTCCAGACGACTTTGCGGAAACCGGTGTACCGCTTCAGACGATGAAATATGTTGTGGCCCCTAGGTCGGTTGTTGTGTTAGTGCGAACGACCGGTTGA
- a CDS encoding glucose 1-dehydrogenase gives MGHPAFDLTSKTAVVIGGTSGIGLALAEGLALAGANVVPSGRRAELVASAADRIRKFGRRSLAVSCDVTDRKSIETLLQATCAEFGRVEILVNCAGTTQRSATVDVSEDNWNSILDTNLSGTLRACQVFGRKMMEQKYGRIINIASLSSLVAFYEVAAYSASKAAVASLTKSLAVEWAPHGVCVNAIVPGVFQTDMNATLLNGTPRTREVLLRTPMRRFGELQELVGAAVFLASDAASFVTGHLLAVDGGFLASGVNQ, from the coding sequence ATGGGCCATCCTGCGTTTGACCTTACATCCAAGACCGCTGTAGTGATCGGCGGCACTTCGGGAATCGGTTTGGCCCTCGCAGAAGGATTAGCACTAGCGGGAGCTAATGTAGTGCCGAGCGGCCGGCGTGCCGAGCTGGTTGCATCTGCCGCAGACAGAATCAGGAAGTTCGGCCGCAGATCGCTGGCGGTTAGTTGCGATGTAACCGACCGAAAAAGTATTGAAACGCTGCTTCAGGCAACATGCGCGGAATTTGGCCGAGTGGAGATTCTCGTCAACTGCGCCGGTACGACCCAACGCAGCGCAACTGTGGATGTCTCTGAAGATAATTGGAACAGTATTCTCGATACAAATCTCAGTGGCACATTGCGGGCCTGCCAGGTCTTCGGGCGCAAGATGATGGAGCAGAAATACGGACGCATCATTAATATAGCGTCTCTGTCTTCGCTGGTGGCCTTTTACGAGGTTGCCGCATACTCGGCCAGCAAAGCGGCGGTGGCTTCTCTAACAAAATCTCTGGCCGTCGAATGGGCCCCGCATGGCGTATGTGTAAACGCGATTGTGCCTGGCGTCTTTCAGACAGATATGAATGCAACACTTCTCAATGGCACGCCGCGAACGCGGGAAGTGCTTCTTCGGACGCCAATGCGGCGCTTCGGAGAGCTTCAAGAGCTCGTGGGTGCTGCCGTGTTCCTGGCTTCTGATGCCGCCAGCTTCGTGACAGGTCATCTACTGGCCGTGGATGGTGGGTTTCTGGCCAGCGGCGTGAATCAGTAA
- a CDS encoding DNA-formamidopyrimidine glycosylase family protein translates to MPELPDVVVYIEALEQRILGHVLERVEVRGPFLLRTAVPPVEAAHSRSVTALRRVGKRIAIGLDNDLWLVFHLMIAGRLHWSQERKTPDGKRTLAALDFDSGTLTLTEAGTRKRASLHVVAGEVGLANLDPGGIDVFSASLEQFSAVLTSENHTLKRALTDPRLFSGIGNAYSDEILYHAQLSPVALTQRMSPEDISRLFEATRHTLAEWTQNLRVKAGEKFPEKVTAFQERMAVHGRYGKPCPRCGTKIQRIRYASNETNYCAHCQTGGKLLADRALSRLLREDWPRTLEELEERRKA, encoded by the coding sequence GTGCCCGAACTGCCGGACGTCGTAGTTTATATTGAAGCCCTCGAACAGCGCATCCTCGGGCACGTTCTCGAGCGGGTCGAGGTCCGCGGGCCTTTTCTTTTGCGGACCGCTGTGCCCCCGGTTGAAGCGGCCCACAGCCGCAGCGTGACTGCATTGCGCCGCGTGGGAAAGCGGATCGCCATCGGCCTGGACAACGATCTCTGGCTGGTGTTCCATCTGATGATTGCCGGACGGCTGCATTGGAGCCAGGAGCGAAAAACGCCGGACGGAAAGCGCACGCTCGCGGCCCTTGATTTCGATTCCGGCACGCTCACTCTTACCGAAGCCGGGACCAGAAAGCGGGCGTCGCTGCATGTAGTAGCGGGAGAAGTTGGACTGGCGAATCTTGATCCTGGAGGCATAGATGTCTTCTCGGCTTCGCTAGAGCAGTTCAGCGCGGTCCTGACCTCGGAAAATCACACACTCAAGCGGGCGCTTACCGATCCGCGATTATTCAGCGGAATCGGCAACGCATATTCTGATGAGATCCTTTATCATGCCCAGCTTTCGCCGGTTGCCCTGACGCAGCGCATGTCCCCGGAAGATATCAGCCGGTTGTTTGAAGCAACCCGCCATACGCTTGCGGAGTGGACCCAGAACCTTCGCGTCAAGGCGGGCGAGAAATTCCCCGAAAAGGTCACAGCCTTTCAGGAGCGAATGGCTGTACATGGCAGATACGGCAAACCCTGTCCACGATGCGGCACGAAGATTCAGCGCATTCGTTATGCATCCAACGAGACCAATTATTGTGCGCACTGTCAGACCGGAGGAAAGCTGCTCGCAGATCGTGCCCTCAGCCGCTTGCTGCGCGAAGATTGGCCGCGAACCCTTGAAGAGCTGGAAGAGCGGCGGAAAGCTTAG
- a CDS encoding SGNH/GDSL hydrolase family protein → MRKNWIVVAWVFSNLFVGFAFARQNKSTVASEDGHWVGSWASSPQLGDPANAPPAPGFTDSTLRQIVHVSIGGKRLRVRFSNAFGSTALTIPSVHVALAAGGSAIKPESDKAVTFHGQLSVTISPRALIVSDPVEFDLAALSDLAVTIHLNGVPNEITTHPGARATSYLQAGDSVSAADLPSAAQTDHWYFLNGVDVLAAGSGAALVTLGDSITDGRNSTTNKNGRWPDDLARRLQNNKSTAGVGVLNEGIGGNCLLHDCLGQSALARFDRDVLAQTGVRWLIVLEGINDIGTRIAARKRNEPFASAQELIGAYEQIILRAHAHNIRVYGATILPYEGASFYFSPDGEADRQVINQWIRTSGKFDAVIDFDAATRDAQNRSRLSATADSGDHLHPADKGYQIMSDTIDLKLFAK, encoded by the coding sequence TTGAGAAAGAATTGGATTGTTGTTGCCTGGGTGTTCAGCAACCTATTCGTGGGATTTGCATTTGCAAGGCAAAACAAATCAACAGTGGCGAGCGAAGATGGTCATTGGGTGGGCAGCTGGGCCTCATCGCCTCAACTTGGGGACCCGGCCAACGCTCCGCCAGCGCCGGGATTCACAGATAGCACGCTGCGGCAGATCGTGCATGTGTCAATCGGCGGGAAACGATTGCGCGTACGGTTTTCCAATGCCTTTGGCTCTACGGCGCTCACCATTCCTTCAGTCCATGTGGCTTTGGCTGCCGGTGGCAGCGCCATTAAGCCGGAAAGCGATAAGGCGGTCACCTTCCACGGCCAGTTATCAGTGACCATTTCGCCTAGGGCGCTGATAGTCTCCGATCCTGTTGAGTTTGATCTGGCTGCTCTCTCTGACCTTGCGGTGACAATTCACTTGAACGGTGTACCGAATGAAATCACAACTCACCCTGGCGCGAGGGCCACGTCATATTTACAAGCGGGTGATTCGGTTTCCGCCGCGGATCTGCCTTCGGCCGCGCAGACCGATCATTGGTATTTTTTGAACGGCGTTGATGTGCTGGCCGCAGGTTCGGGTGCAGCGCTGGTTACGCTTGGCGACTCGATTACTGATGGAAGAAATTCGACGACAAACAAGAACGGCCGTTGGCCTGATGATCTGGCCCGCCGCTTGCAGAATAACAAGAGCACGGCAGGCGTCGGAGTATTGAATGAAGGGATTGGCGGCAATTGCCTGTTGCATGATTGCCTGGGTCAGAGCGCGCTGGCACGCTTCGATCGCGACGTTCTTGCACAAACCGGCGTGCGTTGGCTGATTGTGCTGGAGGGAATTAACGACATTGGGACACGCATCGCCGCCCGCAAGCGCAACGAACCGTTCGCGTCTGCACAGGAATTGATTGGCGCCTATGAGCAGATCATTCTTCGTGCCCACGCCCACAATATCCGCGTTTATGGGGCAACGATACTGCCGTATGAAGGAGCATCATTCTACTTCAGTCCTGATGGTGAAGCCGACCGCCAGGTCATCAATCAATGGATTCGCACCAGTGGAAAATTTGATGCTGTGATTGATTTCGATGCCGCCACGCGCGATGCGCAAAACCGTTCACGTCTTTCTGCGACCGCCGATAGCGGCGACCATCTGCACCCAGCCGATAAGGGTTATCAAATCATGAGCGATACGATTGACCTGAAACTGTTTGCAAAATAA
- a CDS encoding 6-pyruvoyl-tetrahydropterin synthase-related protein has translation MDNRTEADKACEADKEDLEPPSSVPEEPLEQNPGIIAEGTFSQTATAPFPKLFPIPALIITAAAFAVILPMFWFGIPSGHDFEFHMNSWMEVLGQWKQGIFYPRWASLAHYGYGEARFIFYPPASWTLGALLGAALPWKIVPGAYLWIVLTLAGFSMFLLARNWVSRRDAIFAAALYAANPYHIVIVYWRSAYAELLASALLPLLVLLVVRAEQRAWKSIISLALIVAAAWLTNAPSAVMVNYSLALFVVIAAIVQRSPRMLLHGAAGVVLGAMLACFYLLPAVYEEKWVNIWQVLSPGLNPQENFLFTMINDADHNQFNLLVSTVAVAEITLLLGAFFFSRRNRRDNPELWWILAAWGSAAALLMLPFTVIFWQYLPKLRFIQLPWRWLLCLNVAFVLLITLGLRRWLPRLLVCALLLGTLAVVWHKQPPWWDRAADIAEMVDNLQTGKGYEGTDEYVPTDADPYEIKQDARKVAVEGGGKFRLHVQQWTPESKIFTVSVAQSGHAVLRLFNYPAWSVEVNDRLTATKTREVTGQMMIPLQPGENHVHIVFMRTRDRTLGAAISGASLLLVILLIVYGKWRSYKSAKSSETGVAQRGKPQGGGAAFL, from the coding sequence ATGGATAATCGCACCGAAGCGGACAAGGCTTGTGAAGCCGACAAAGAAGATCTGGAGCCGCCATCCTCTGTCCCCGAGGAACCACTCGAGCAAAATCCCGGCATCATAGCTGAAGGAACCTTTTCCCAAACGGCAACTGCACCATTCCCCAAACTATTTCCCATTCCCGCACTTATCATTACCGCGGCCGCATTCGCCGTGATCCTGCCAATGTTTTGGTTTGGCATTCCCTCCGGCCACGACTTTGAATTCCACATGAACTCGTGGATGGAGGTGCTGGGCCAGTGGAAGCAAGGGATCTTCTACCCACGATGGGCTTCGTTGGCGCACTACGGTTACGGCGAGGCACGCTTTATTTTTTATCCGCCGGCATCCTGGACGCTTGGGGCCTTATTGGGCGCGGCACTCCCCTGGAAGATTGTCCCGGGAGCTTACCTGTGGATTGTGCTGACGCTGGCAGGATTCTCCATGTTCCTGCTTGCGCGAAATTGGGTCTCGCGACGCGATGCTATCTTTGCTGCCGCACTGTATGCCGCGAACCCTTATCACATCGTAATCGTCTATTGGCGCAGTGCGTATGCCGAGCTTCTAGCCAGTGCTTTGCTGCCTTTGCTTGTGCTGTTGGTTGTGCGCGCTGAACAGAGGGCGTGGAAGAGCATTATTTCGCTTGCACTCATCGTGGCTGCTGCCTGGCTGACCAACGCACCTTCTGCGGTGATGGTGAACTATTCTCTCGCCTTGTTCGTGGTGATTGCGGCCATCGTTCAGCGTTCACCACGAATGCTTCTGCATGGGGCGGCCGGGGTGGTGTTAGGAGCTATGCTGGCCTGCTTTTATTTGCTTCCAGCCGTCTACGAAGAAAAGTGGGTAAACATCTGGCAGGTCCTCTCTCCGGGTCTAAATCCGCAGGAAAATTTTCTTTTCACAATGATCAACGACGCTGACCACAACCAGTTCAACCTTCTGGTTTCAACGGTGGCAGTAGCAGAGATTACCCTGCTCTTGGGAGCGTTCTTCTTTTCGCGCCGCAACCGTCGCGACAATCCAGAGCTTTGGTGGATCCTGGCTGCGTGGGGCAGCGCAGCAGCTCTTCTCATGCTTCCCTTCACCGTAATTTTCTGGCAATACCTGCCCAAATTGCGTTTTATACAGCTCCCCTGGCGATGGCTGCTATGCCTGAACGTGGCTTTTGTCTTGCTTATAACTTTGGGGTTACGTCGCTGGCTGCCAAGACTGCTGGTGTGTGCTCTCCTGCTGGGTACTCTGGCGGTAGTCTGGCACAAGCAGCCCCCATGGTGGGATAGGGCCGCTGACATTGCGGAAATGGTTGATAACCTGCAAACGGGCAAGGGTTACGAAGGCACGGACGAATACGTCCCGACCGATGCCGACCCTTATGAGATCAAACAAGACGCTCGCAAGGTCGCAGTCGAAGGCGGGGGGAAATTTCGACTTCATGTGCAGCAGTGGACTCCGGAATCAAAAATATTTACCGTCAGCGTCGCCCAGTCCGGCCATGCGGTCCTGCGCCTCTTTAACTATCCTGCGTGGAGCGTTGAGGTCAATGACCGGTTGACAGCCACTAAAACCCGCGAAGTCACGGGGCAAATGATGATTCCGCTTCAGCCTGGCGAAAACCACGTTCACATTGTTTTCATGCGGACGCGGGACCGAACCTTAGGAGCTGCAATATCAGGCGCGAGCCTTCTGTTGGTAATTTTATTAATCGTGTATGGAAAATGGCGGTCCTACAAGTCGGCCAAGAGCAGCGAGACTGGTGTGGCACAACGCGGCAAGCCGCAAGGAGGAGGAGCAGCGTTTTTGTAA
- a CDS encoding ATP-binding protein codes for MALGKTCVVVMAGLPASGKSTLSRLLSAELHGVVLDKDVIRAGLFPEPWIEYSQEQDDFCLEILLQAATYLIKKGTRPAFLFIDGRPFAFQYQIENVVKWATGLGCGIKIIHTTCSDDNARRRLTDPHPARNRNYDSYLKLKADFEEISHPKLTVNTDEPLNSSLQQCLSYLSGEASQ; via the coding sequence ATGGCCCTCGGTAAAACATGTGTGGTCGTCATGGCAGGCCTGCCCGCTTCGGGAAAAAGCACGCTGTCGAGATTGCTTTCTGCTGAGCTGCACGGCGTGGTATTGGACAAAGACGTAATCCGAGCGGGTCTATTTCCCGAGCCCTGGATTGAATACTCGCAGGAGCAGGATGATTTCTGTTTAGAGATTCTTTTGCAGGCTGCAACTTATCTGATTAAGAAAGGCACACGACCGGCCTTTCTGTTCATCGATGGCCGGCCGTTCGCATTTCAATATCAAATTGAAAACGTTGTGAAGTGGGCAACCGGTCTGGGATGCGGAATAAAAATCATTCACACCACGTGCTCCGATGATAATGCCAGACGGAGACTCACGGACCCTCATCCCGCCAGGAACCGCAACTATGACTCTTATTTGAAGCTGAAAGCTGATTTCGAGGAGATCAGCCATCCCAAGCTGACGGTCAACACAGACGAGCCACTCAATTCCAGCCTGCAACAATGTTTATCGTATCTCAGCGGCGAGGCCAGTCAGTAA